In the Candidatus Cloacimonadota bacterium genome, CAGCCATACTTAGTTTTATCAATTTCACCTTTGGCTATTTCTTTTTCCCCGAATCTCTAAACATTGATACTCGTAGAACATATGAGTGGAAAAGGGCTAACCCATTCGGTTCCCTAAAGCATTTAAGTGAATTCCCATTGATAAATACACTGGTGCTTTCAATGATTTTTGTATCAATAGCAAACCACAGCATGGAAAGCGTTTGGGCTTATTTTACAATTGAAAAATTTAAATGGGATACTTCGCTTATTGGTTATTCATTAGCCGTGATAGGTTTGTTATCAATTATTGTTCAGCTATGGTTAGTCGGCATTTTGGCAAAGAAACTTGGCGACAGACGAATGGCAGTATTTGGCCTCATGCTTACGATGACAGGATTTTTCCTTTTTGCTTTTACAGAGTGGCAATGGTTGCTTTTAGTAGCATTGTTAGTATATATTGTAGGAGGAGTACAGGGAACAGCTATTCAGAGTATTACGTCTTCTACAATACCAGAAAATGAACAAGGAGAATTGCAAGGTAGTCTTGGAAGTTTAATGGGTTTAACAACACTCATTGCCCCACCACTAATGACAAGTAGCTTCTCATATTTTACGGGTAAGAATTCTGCAATTTATTTTCCAGGTATTTCTTTTTTAATTGCAGCCTTACTTACACTGATTAGTTTAATTTTGTTGATTAAAAGTTTCAAAAAACACAAAATGAAAAAATAAGGCAGCCGCTAACATAGGCTCATAAGCAATTGGGGTTTAAGTGGTTGGGCGTGCGTCGCTCTCGCTTGCAAGCTTTCTGCTCGGTTGATAAGAAAGCGTCCACGTAGTCCCCAACTGCTTATAGCCTCATCCGTTATGCCCAAGCGCAGAAACCAATCAAAAACTGATATGTTTTCCTGCCATACGTTCTTTGAAACCTGATACTAGAACGGAAAGCAATTGTGA is a window encoding:
- a CDS encoding TCR/Tet family MFS transporter; this translates as MKSNKNSTLIFIIVVVVIDTAGFGLIFPVLPQLLNNLLHSDISTAAKYGGWLSFAYAVMQFVFAPILGNLSDRYGRRPVLLSSLFGFSIDCVFLAFAPNILWLFVGRTIAGITGASYSVASACVADISTDDNRTKNFGVVNAAFGLGFIIGPIIGGTLGQFGTHTPFIVAAILSFINFTFGYFFFPESLNIDTRRTYEWKRANPFGSLKHLSEFPLINTLVLSMIFVSIANHSMESVWAYFTIEKFKWDTSLIGYSLAVIGLLSIIVQLWLVGILAKKLGDRRMAVFGLMLTMTGFFLFAFTEWQWLLLVALLVYIVGGVQGTAIQSITSSTIPENEQGELQGSLGSLMGLTTLIAPPLMTSSFSYFTGKNSAIYFPGISFLIAALLTLISLILLIKSFKKHKMKK